CTACTTTAACATTATTATTTGATTTAGCATCAGTAGCATAAACAATACCATAATCAGCAGATCCTTGAGCTACTTGATTTAATACAGCAGTTACATCAGAAGCTAATGATAATCTAGGTTCAACATCATCCCATATACCAATATTATGTAATGATTCATTAGCATATTGTCCAGCAGGTACAGATTTAGGATCACCAATAGCAATAGTACCATTTACATCTTTTAAATCTTTAAATGAAGAAACATTTGTTTTTGAATCAGCAGGTACAATTAAAACAAGTTTATTCTCTAAAGATTGAACATTAGTACTGTTGTTAACTAAACCTTTATCAACTAAAGCATTCATTTGTTTATTACCAGCAGACATGAATATATCTACATCTAAACCATTTTCAATTTGTTTTTCTAAATCCCCACTAGAAGCATAAGTAGCAGTAACTTTTACACCTGGATACTTTTTCTCAAACATAGGAATTAATTTATCATCATAAACATTTTTCAAACTAGCTGCAGCAGCAATTTTAACTTCTTGTCCTTGTAAACTATTATCAGA
The nucleotide sequence above comes from Methanobrevibacter wolinii SH. Encoded proteins:
- the modA gene encoding molybdate ABC transporter substrate-binding protein → MEKNMKILIAAIIVIIAVVLVGLYATGSFNTTSSDNSLQGQEVKIAAAASLKNVYDDKLIPMFEKKYPGVKVTATYASSGDLEKQIENGLDVDIFMSAGNKQMNALVDKGLVNNSTNVQSLENKLVLIVPADSKTNVSSFKDLKDVNGTIAIGDPKSVPAGQYANESLHNIGIWDDVEPRLSLASDVTAVLNQVAQGSADYGIVYATDAKSNNNVKVVCEAPKGSLKTIIYPVAPLKASQNDTATEKFMEFLQSQEAQQVFEDYGFTIHKS